One window from the genome of Streptomyces sp. NBC_00708 encodes:
- a CDS encoding NAD-glutamate dehydrogenase — protein sequence MQTKLDEAKAELLARAAKVADNGQGGGVGGPGGAPRVRVAAAGADGSAEAGQESSRQDVLLPYLQRYYLHTAPEDIVGRDPIDVFGAASSHYRLAEDRPQGKANVRVHTPTVEENGWTCSHSVVEVVTDDMPFLVDSVTNELSRQGRGIHVVIHPQVIVRRDVTGKLVEVLTDGTGRDSGKGGRNTQADLPHDALVESWIHVEIDRETDRADLKQIQSDLLRVLSDVRETVEDWEKMRDAALRIADDLPGEPLDDLADDEVNEARELLRWLAADHFTFLGYREYELRDTDSLAAVPGTGLGILRSDPHHTEDEAHPVSPSFDRLPADARAKAREHKLLVLTKANSRATVHRPSYLDYVGVKKFDAEGNVIGERRFLGLFSSAAYTESVRRVPVIRRKVAEVLEGAGFTPNSHDGRDLLQILETYPRDELFQTPVDQLRSVVTSVLYLQERRRLRLYLRQDEYGRYYSAIVYLPRDRYTTGVRLRLIDILKEELNGTSVDFTAWNTESILSRLHFVVRVAPGSELPSLTDAETERIEARLVEAARSWADGFQEALNAELGEERAAELLRKYGHSFPEGYKADHSARAAVADLVHLEALKENERDFSLSLYEPVGAAPGERRFKIYRTGEQVSLSAVLPALQRLGVEVVDERPYELRCADRTHAWIYDFGLRMPQATANGGYLADGARERFQDAFAAVWTGEAENDGFNALVLSAGLDWRQAMVLRAYAKYLRQAGSTFSQDYMESTLQNNVHTTRLLVSLFEARMSPGRQSAGTELTDGLLEELDGALDQVASLDEDRILRSFLTVIKATLRTNFFQHADNGEPHAYVSMKFDPQSIPDLPAPRPAFEIWVYSPRVEGVHLRFGKVARGGLRWSDRREDFRTEILGLVKAQMVKNTVIVPVGAKGGFVAKQLPDPSVDRDAWMAEGIAAYRTFISALLDITDNMVTGEVVPPKDVVRHDEDDTYLVVAADKGTAKFSDIANEVAVAYGFWLGDAFASGGSAGYDHKGMGITARGAWESVKRHFRELGHDTQTEDFTVVGVGDMSGDVFGNGMLLSEHIRLVAAFDHRHIFIDPNPDAATSYAERRRLFDLPRSSWADYDKELISAGGGIHPRSAKSIPVNAHMREALGIEAGVSKMTPAELMQAILKAPVDLVWNGGIGTYIKSTAESNADVGDKANDAIRVNGADLRAKVVGEGGNLGATQLGRIEFARDGGRINTDAIDNSAGVDTSDHEVNIKILLNGLVRDGDMTVKQRNKLLAEMTDEIGHLVLRNNYAQNTALANSVAQAPSLLHAQQRFMRRLGRDGYLDRALEFLPTDRQIRELLSAGKGLTQPELAVLLAYTKITAAQELIGTSLPDDPHLQKLLHAYFPEQLRTRFPEAVDGHALRREIITTVLVNDTVNSGGSTFLHRLREETGASIEEIVRAQFAAREIFGLGEVWDAVEALDNEVAADVQTRIRLHSRRLVERGSRWLLGNRPQPLEISETVDFFRDGVEQVWDALPKMLKGADQEWYQGILDELTEAGVPDELAQRVAGFSSAFPALDIVAIADRTGKEPLAVAEVYYDLADRLGITQLMDRIIELPRADRWQSMARASIREDLYAAHAALTADVLSVGNGSSSPQERFEAWEEKNAAILARSRSTLEEIQGSDAFDLANLSVAMRTMRTLLRTHG from the coding sequence ATGCAGACCAAGCTGGACGAAGCCAAGGCCGAGCTGCTCGCACGGGCCGCCAAGGTAGCTGACAACGGCCAGGGCGGTGGTGTCGGCGGGCCGGGCGGGGCCCCCCGGGTGCGCGTCGCCGCCGCCGGGGCCGACGGCTCCGCCGAGGCCGGGCAGGAGAGCTCCCGCCAGGACGTCCTGCTCCCCTATCTCCAGCGCTACTACCTGCACACCGCTCCCGAGGACATCGTGGGCCGCGACCCGATCGACGTCTTCGGCGCCGCCTCCTCCCACTACCGGCTGGCCGAGGACCGCCCCCAGGGCAAAGCCAACGTCCGGGTGCACACCCCGACCGTCGAGGAGAACGGCTGGACGTGCAGCCACTCCGTCGTCGAGGTCGTCACCGACGACATGCCGTTCCTGGTGGACTCCGTCACCAACGAGCTCTCCCGCCAGGGGCGCGGCATCCACGTCGTGATCCACCCGCAGGTCATCGTCCGCCGTGACGTGACCGGCAAGCTGGTCGAGGTCCTCACCGACGGCACCGGCCGCGACAGCGGCAAGGGGGGCAGGAACACCCAGGCGGACCTGCCGCACGACGCCCTCGTCGAGTCCTGGATCCACGTCGAGATCGACCGCGAGACCGACCGCGCCGACCTCAAGCAGATCCAGAGCGACCTGCTGCGCGTCCTGTCCGACGTACGGGAGACCGTCGAGGACTGGGAGAAGATGCGGGACGCGGCGCTGCGCATCGCCGACGACCTGCCCGGCGAACCCCTCGACGACCTTGCCGACGACGAGGTAAACGAGGCCAGGGAGCTGCTGCGCTGGCTCGCCGCCGACCACTTCACCTTCCTCGGCTACCGCGAGTACGAGCTGAGGGACACCGACTCGCTGGCCGCCGTCCCCGGTACCGGCCTGGGCATCCTGCGGTCCGACCCGCACCACACCGAGGACGAGGCGCACCCGGTCAGCCCCTCCTTCGACCGGCTGCCCGCCGACGCCCGCGCCAAGGCCCGTGAGCACAAGCTCCTCGTCCTGACCAAGGCGAACAGCCGGGCGACCGTGCACCGCCCCAGCTACCTCGACTACGTCGGCGTGAAGAAGTTCGACGCCGAGGGCAACGTCATCGGTGAGCGCCGCTTCCTCGGCCTGTTCTCGTCCGCCGCCTACACCGAGTCCGTGCGCCGGGTCCCCGTCATCCGCCGCAAGGTCGCCGAGGTGCTGGAGGGCGCCGGGTTCACGCCCAACAGCCACGACGGCCGCGACCTGCTGCAGATCCTGGAGACCTACCCGCGCGACGAGCTGTTCCAGACGCCCGTCGACCAGCTGCGCTCGGTCGTCACCTCGGTGCTCTACCTCCAGGAGCGGCGCCGGCTGCGCCTCTACCTGCGCCAGGACGAGTACGGCCGCTACTACTCCGCGATCGTCTACCTGCCGCGCGACCGCTACACCACCGGGGTGCGGCTGCGGCTGATCGACATCCTCAAGGAGGAACTGAACGGCACCAGCGTCGACTTCACCGCCTGGAACACCGAGTCGATCCTCTCCCGGCTGCACTTCGTCGTCCGTGTCGCGCCCGGCAGCGAGCTGCCCAGCCTCACCGACGCCGAGACCGAGCGCATCGAGGCCCGTCTCGTCGAGGCCGCCCGCTCCTGGGCCGACGGCTTCCAGGAAGCGCTGAACGCCGAGCTCGGCGAGGAGCGCGCCGCCGAACTGCTGCGCAAGTACGGGCACTCGTTCCCCGAGGGCTACAAGGCCGACCACTCCGCGCGCGCGGCCGTGGCCGACCTGGTCCACCTCGAAGCCCTCAAGGAGAACGAGCGGGACTTCTCGCTCAGCCTCTACGAGCCGGTCGGCGCCGCCCCCGGCGAACGCCGCTTCAAGATCTACCGCACCGGTGAGCAGGTCTCGCTGTCCGCCGTCCTGCCCGCCCTCCAGCGGCTCGGCGTCGAGGTCGTCGACGAGCGCCCCTACGAGCTGCGCTGCGCCGACCGTACGCACGCCTGGATCTACGACTTCGGGCTGCGGATGCCGCAGGCCACCGCCAACGGCGGCTACCTCGCCGACGGCGCGCGCGAGCGGTTCCAGGACGCCTTCGCCGCGGTGTGGACCGGCGAGGCGGAGAACGACGGCTTCAACGCGCTGGTCCTGAGCGCCGGTCTCGACTGGCGGCAGGCCATGGTGCTGCGCGCCTACGCGAAGTACCTGCGCCAGGCCGGTTCGACGTTCAGCCAGGACTACATGGAGTCCACCCTCCAGAACAACGTCCACACCACCCGGCTGCTCGTCTCGCTCTTCGAGGCCCGGATGTCGCCGGGGCGCCAGAGCGCGGGCACCGAGCTGACCGACGGGCTCCTGGAGGAGCTCGACGGGGCGCTCGACCAGGTCGCCTCCCTCGACGAGGATCGCATCCTGCGCTCCTTCCTCACCGTCATCAAGGCCACCCTGCGCACCAACTTCTTCCAGCACGCGGACAACGGCGAGCCGCACGCGTACGTCTCGATGAAGTTCGACCCGCAGTCCATCCCGGACCTGCCCGCGCCCCGTCCGGCGTTCGAGATCTGGGTCTACTCGCCGCGTGTGGAGGGCGTCCACCTGCGCTTCGGCAAGGTCGCCCGCGGTGGTCTGCGCTGGTCGGACCGGCGCGAGGACTTCCGTACCGAGATCCTCGGCCTGGTCAAGGCGCAGATGGTGAAGAACACCGTCATCGTGCCGGTCGGCGCCAAGGGCGGGTTCGTCGCCAAGCAGCTGCCCGACCCCTCCGTGGACCGGGACGCGTGGATGGCCGAGGGCATCGCCGCCTATCGCACCTTCATCTCGGCGCTGCTCGACATCACCGACAACATGGTGACCGGCGAGGTCGTGCCGCCCAAGGACGTCGTCCGCCACGACGAGGACGACACCTACCTCGTCGTCGCCGCCGACAAGGGCACCGCGAAGTTCTCCGACATCGCCAACGAGGTCGCCGTCGCGTACGGGTTCTGGCTCGGGGACGCGTTCGCCTCCGGGGGTTCGGCGGGGTACGACCACAAGGGCATGGGCATCACCGCCCGCGGCGCCTGGGAGTCCGTCAAGCGGCACTTCCGCGAGCTGGGCCACGACACCCAGACCGAGGACTTCACCGTCGTCGGCGTCGGTGACATGTCCGGTGACGTCTTCGGCAACGGCATGCTGCTCTCCGAGCACATCAGGCTCGTCGCCGCCTTCGACCACCGGCACATCTTCATCGACCCGAACCCGGACGCGGCCACTTCGTACGCCGAGCGGCGCCGTCTCTTCGACCTGCCGCGCAGCTCCTGGGCCGACTACGACAAGGAGCTGATCTCCGCGGGCGGCGGCATCCACCCGCGCAGCGCCAAGTCCATCCCGGTCAACGCCCACATGCGCGAGGCGCTCGGCATCGAGGCCGGCGTGAGCAAGATGACGCCCGCCGAGCTGATGCAGGCCATCCTCAAGGCCCCCGTCGACCTCGTGTGGAACGGCGGCATCGGCACGTACATCAAGTCCACCGCCGAGTCGAACGCGGACGTCGGCGACAAGGCCAACGACGCGATCCGCGTCAACGGTGCGGACCTGCGCGCCAAGGTCGTCGGCGAGGGCGGCAACCTCGGCGCCACCCAGCTGGGCCGGATCGAGTTCGCCCGGGACGGCGGCCGGATCAACACCGACGCGATCGACAACAGCGCCGGTGTGGACACCTCCGACCACGAGGTGAACATCAAGATCCTGCTCAACGGGCTGGTGCGGGACGGCGACATGACCGTCAAGCAGCGCAACAAGCTGCTCGCCGAGATGACCGACGAGATCGGCCACCTGGTGCTGCGCAACAACTACGCGCAGAACACGGCGCTGGCCAACTCGGTCGCGCAGGCGCCCTCCCTGCTCCACGCCCAGCAGCGCTTCATGCGGCGGCTCGGGCGCGACGGTTATCTCGACCGGGCGCTGGAGTTCCTGCCCACCGACCGGCAGATCCGCGAACTGCTGAGCGCCGGCAAGGGGCTCACCCAGCCCGAGCTGGCCGTCCTGCTCGCCTACACGAAGATCACGGCGGCGCAGGAGCTGATCGGGACCAGCCTGCCGGACGACCCGCACCTGCAGAAGCTGCTGCACGCCTACTTCCCCGAGCAGCTGCGCACCCGCTTCCCCGAGGCGGTCGACGGGCACGCGCTGCGGCGCGAGATCATCACCACGGTGCTGGTCAACGACACGGTCAACAGCGGTGGTTCGACCTTCCTGCACCGGCTGCGGGAGGAGACCGGCGCCTCGATCGAGGAGATCGTGCGGGCGCAGTTCGCGGCCCGCGAGATCTTCGGGCTCGGCGAGGTGTGGGACGCGGTGGAGGCCCTCGACAACGAGGTCGCCGCCGATGTGCAGACCCGTATCCGGCTGCACTCGCGCCGGCTCGTCGAGCGGGGCTCGCGCTGGCTGCTGGGCAACCGGCCGCAGCCGCTGGAGATCTCCGAGACGGTCGACTTCTTCCGCGACGGTGTCGAGCAGGTCTGGGACGCGCTGCCCAAGATGCTGAAGGGTGCCGACCAGGAGTGGTACCAGGGCATCCTGGACGAGCTGACCGAGGCGGGTGTGCCGGACGAGCTGGCGCAGCGTGTCGCCGGTTTCTCCTCCGCCTTCCCCGCGCTCGACATCGTGGCGATCGCGGACCGTACGGGCAAGGAGCCGCTGGCCGTCGCCGAGGTGTACTACGACCTCGCGGACCGGCTGGGGATCACGCAGCTGATGGACCGGATCATCGAGCTGCCGCGGGCCGACCGCTGGCAGTCGATGGCCCGTGCGTCGATCCGCGAGGACCTGTACGCGGCGCATGCGGCGCTGACGGCCGATGTGCTGAGCGTGGGCAACGGGTCGTCCTCGCCCCAGGAGCGGTTCGAGGCGTGGGAGGAGAAGAACGCGGCGATTCTGGCTCGGTCGCGGTCGACGCTGGAGGAGATCCAGGGGTCGGACGCGTTTGATCTGGCGAATCTGTCGGTGGCTATGCGGACGATGCGGACGTTGCTTCGTACGCACGGTTAG
- a CDS encoding HAD hydrolase-like protein: MGNAPGHRRTHLVWDWNGTLLDDNTAVVGATNAAFGEVGLAPITVEQYREMYCIPIPRFYERLMGRLPTDAEWERMDGVFHRHYTEQRDACGLTAGAAELLARWQLTGGSQSIMSMYRHEELVPVVRGFGIEGHFLRVDGRTGPSGGSKAQYMERHLAALEGISPQRTVVIGDAVDDAVAAAHAGARAVLYTGGSHSRASLEKAGVPVVDTLADAITLAEQLTA, translated from the coding sequence ATGGGGAACGCACCGGGACACCGCCGCACGCATCTGGTCTGGGACTGGAACGGCACGCTGCTCGACGACAACACCGCGGTCGTCGGCGCAACCAATGCCGCGTTCGGCGAGGTCGGCCTGGCGCCGATCACCGTGGAGCAGTACCGGGAGATGTACTGCATCCCGATACCCCGCTTCTACGAGCGGCTGATGGGCCGGCTCCCCACCGACGCCGAGTGGGAGCGGATGGACGGGGTCTTCCACCGCCACTACACCGAGCAGCGCGACGCCTGCGGGCTGACCGCGGGCGCCGCCGAGCTGCTCGCCCGGTGGCAGCTGACCGGAGGCAGCCAGTCGATCATGAGCATGTACCGGCACGAGGAGCTGGTCCCCGTCGTGCGCGGATTCGGCATCGAGGGGCACTTCCTCCGCGTGGACGGGCGTACCGGGCCCTCCGGCGGCAGCAAGGCGCAGTACATGGAGCGGCATCTGGCGGCGCTGGAGGGCATATCCCCACAGCGCACGGTCGTCATAGGTGACGCGGTGGACGACGCCGTGGCCGCCGCCCACGCCGGTGCCAGGGCCGTCCTCTACACGGGCGGTTCGCACAGCCGCGCCAGTCTGGAGAAGGCCGGCGTGCCCGTCGTGGACACCCTGGCCGACGCCATCACCCTCGCCGAGCAGCTGACCGCCTAG
- a CDS encoding Rv3235 family protein, with protein sequence MTTNRTRPAGRHDARRPEAVPAQRHRTPRRLRPHHWFAERLLAVLSGQRPVHWMLGHTIGEAYDQLAELAPTTPLRTRGTRPVIRMCRGAQPAPGVVEACASIAAGEEVRAMAFRLEQGPDLRWRCAAVELGNTPMRTR encoded by the coding sequence ATGACCACGAACAGGACCCGGCCCGCAGGACGGCACGACGCCCGCAGGCCCGAAGCCGTACCCGCCCAACGCCACCGCACCCCGAGGCGCCTGCGCCCCCACCACTGGTTCGCGGAGCGCCTGCTCGCGGTCCTGAGCGGCCAGCGCCCGGTCCACTGGATGCTCGGCCACACGATCGGCGAGGCCTACGACCAACTCGCCGAACTGGCCCCGACCACCCCTCTCAGGACCCGTGGCACCCGCCCGGTCATCCGCATGTGCCGCGGCGCCCAGCCGGCCCCGGGCGTGGTCGAGGCCTGCGCAAGCATCGCCGCGGGCGAGGAAGTCCGCGCCATGGCCTTCCGCCTCGAACAAGGCCCCGACCTCCGCTGGCGCTGCGCGGCGGTGGAACTGGGCAACACCCCGATGCGGACCCGATGA